TGAAAACGTCGAAACGTCGCGGCACGCGGCAATTTCCTCGAATCTGCGGCGAATCCGGCCGAGCTTTCATACAAAAACGCGCCTTGCGCGCCTACCCTGCAATCTCGTGCCGTGAGCCCTGCCGGCATCGCCCGCAAAGGCGGCCAAATCGCGGCGCAAGCGGTCTCCGCTACTCTGGAATCACCCCAAGGTCGTTTGACGATATCACGTCAGTTATGACAGCTTTGCTGACGTAATAACGAATTGGAGACCGGCGCTACCGGTCCCTATAGTCGATTTGAGCGCGATCGTCGGGAGGTCGGCCATGGCCGGTACGCAGCAGACTTCGCAGGGCCCCGCGGCGAACGAGCCTGAGCTCAGAGCCGTCGCGCTCGACGACAAATACGACCTTTCCAAGCAGCAGATCTTCCTGACCGGCACGCAGGCCATCGCCCGCATGCTGCTCACCCAGCACGAACGCGACCGGCTAGCGGGCCTGAACACAGCCGGCTTCGTCTCCGGCTACCGCGGCTCGCCGCTCGGCGGGCTCGACCAGCAGCTCGCCCGAGCCGGCAAGCAGCTGAAGCCCGCCAACATCGTCTTCCAGCCCGGCCTCAACGAGGACCTCGCCGCCACCGCGATCTGGGGCACGCAGCAGGCCGAGCTCTCCGGCGAGGGCAAATATGACGGCGTCTTCGCGCTCTGGTACGGCAAGGGCCCGGGCGTCGACCGCACCGGCGACGTCTTCCGCCACGGCAACATGGCCGGCACCTCGCGCCATGGCGGCGTGCTCTGCCTGCTCGGCGACGACCACACCGCCGAGAGCTCGACCAACGCCCACCAGACCGAGTTCGTGCTAGTCGACCGGATGATGCCGATCCTGAACCCGGCCGGCGTCCAGGAGATCATGGATTATTCCCTGCACGGCTTTGCGCTCTCGCGCTTCGCCAGCGTCTGGGTCGGCCTGAAATGCGTCAAGGACAACATCGAATCGACCGCCTCGGTCGATGGCTCGGTCGACCGGGTCAGCATCGCGATCCCCGATGATTTCGTCATGCCGCCGGGCGGCCTCAGCATCCGCCGCGAGCTCGACTTCCTCGACCAAGAGAAGCGACTGCATCTGCACAAGCGCGCCGCGATCCTCGCCTATCTGCGCGCCAACAAGCTCAACCAGACCATCCTCTCAGGCGGCCAGACGCCGCGCATCGGCATCATCACCGTCGGAAAATCCTATCTCGACGTGCGCCAGGCGCTGGAGGAGCTCGACCTTGACGAGGTCCGCGCCAATGATCTCGGCATCCGCCTGTTCAAGATCGCCTGCCCCTGGCCGCTCGATCCGCAGGAGCTGAAGGATTTCGCTGATGGCCTCGACCTCGTCATGGTCGTCGAGGAGAAGCGCTCGCTGATCGAGGTCCAGCTACGCGAGGAGCTCTACGGCACGCAGCACCAGCCGATGGTGATCGGCAAGAAGGACGAGCGGGGTGAGTGGCTCTTCCCGGTCCATGGCGCGCTCGATCCCAACGACATCGCCATCGCGCTCGGCGCCCGCCTGCTCCAGTATCGGGACGATCCTGCCTTGCGCGCGCGCCTCGAGGAGATCGCCGCGGCGCAGGGTCGCCTCGCCGAAGCGATCGAAGTCGCCAAGCGAACCCCCTATTTCTGCTCGGGCTGCCCGCACAATTCCTCGACCGTCGTGCCCGAGGGTTCGCGCGCCTATGCCGGCATCGGCTGCCACTACATGGTGCAGTGGATGGACCGCGATACCACGGGCTTCACCCAGATGGGTGGCGAAGGCGCCAACTGGGTCGGCGAAGCCCCGTTCTCGACGCGGAGCCATGTCTTCCAGAATCTCGGCGACGGCACCTATACCCATTCCGGCTCGCTCGCGATCCGCTGGGCCGTCGCATCAGGCGTCAACATCACCTACAAGCTGCTCTACAACGACGCGGTCGCCATGACCGGCGGCCAGCAGGCGGAAGGGCACCTGTCGCCCGACCAGATGGCCCGCCAGGTCGCGGCCGAGGGCGTCGCGCGCATTGCCGTGGTCTCCGACGATCCCGACAAATACCCGGCCGGCACGCTCTGGCCGCCCGGCACCACCCTGCATCACCGCGACGATCTCGACGCAGTCCAACGCGAGCTTGCCACCGCCTCCGGCGTCTCGCTGCTGCTCTACGACCAGACCTGTGCCACCGAAAAGCGCCGCCGGCGCAAGCGCGGCGCCTATCCCGATCCAGACAAGCGCGTCATCGTCAACGAGCTGGTCTGCGAGGGCTGCGGCGATTGCGGGGTGAAGTCGAACTGCGTCTCCGTCCAGCCGCTGGAGACCGAGTTCGGCCGCAAGCGCCAGATCGACCAGTCGAACTGCAACAAGGACTTTTCCTGCGTGAAGGGTTTTTGCCCGTCCTTCGTCACCGTGCATGGCGCGCGGCCGAAGAAGGCTGAGCCGCGTACGCTGGACGCTTCCACGCTCGGTGCGGGCGACCTGCCGAATCCCAAGGTGCCGGCGCTCGACCGGAATTTCGCAATCGTCGTCACTGGCGTCGGCGGCACCGGCGTCGTAACGATCGGCGCGATCCTCGGCATGGCGGCGCATCTCGAAGGCAAGGGCTGCGGCATGATCGACATGGCCGGCCTCGCCCAGAAGGGCGGCGCGGTCTTCAGCCATGTCCGCCTCGCCCCGACGCCGGACGAGATCCACGCCATCCGCGTCGCCGCCGGCCAAGCCGACCTCGTGCTTGGTTGCGACCT
This sequence is a window from Bosea vestrisii. Protein-coding genes within it:
- a CDS encoding indolepyruvate ferredoxin oxidoreductase family protein, whose protein sequence is MAGTQQTSQGPAANEPELRAVALDDKYDLSKQQIFLTGTQAIARMLLTQHERDRLAGLNTAGFVSGYRGSPLGGLDQQLARAGKQLKPANIVFQPGLNEDLAATAIWGTQQAELSGEGKYDGVFALWYGKGPGVDRTGDVFRHGNMAGTSRHGGVLCLLGDDHTAESSTNAHQTEFVLVDRMMPILNPAGVQEIMDYSLHGFALSRFASVWVGLKCVKDNIESTASVDGSVDRVSIAIPDDFVMPPGGLSIRRELDFLDQEKRLHLHKRAAILAYLRANKLNQTILSGGQTPRIGIITVGKSYLDVRQALEELDLDEVRANDLGIRLFKIACPWPLDPQELKDFADGLDLVMVVEEKRSLIEVQLREELYGTQHQPMVIGKKDERGEWLFPVHGALDPNDIAIALGARLLQYRDDPALRARLEEIAAAQGRLAEAIEVAKRTPYFCSGCPHNSSTVVPEGSRAYAGIGCHYMVQWMDRDTTGFTQMGGEGANWVGEAPFSTRSHVFQNLGDGTYTHSGSLAIRWAVASGVNITYKLLYNDAVAMTGGQQAEGHLSPDQMARQVAAEGVARIAVVSDDPDKYPAGTLWPPGTTLHHRDDLDAVQRELATASGVSLLLYDQTCATEKRRRRKRGAYPDPDKRVIVNELVCEGCGDCGVKSNCVSVQPLETEFGRKRQIDQSNCNKDFSCVKGFCPSFVTVHGARPKKAEPRTLDASTLGAGDLPNPKVPALDRNFAIVVTGVGGTGVVTIGAILGMAAHLEGKGCGMIDMAGLAQKGGAVFSHVRLAPTPDEIHAIRVAAGQADLVLGCDLTVTGSKKVLGAIRPGSTVVVNTAESLPGDFTRNADFSLPTERLKRAIVSASGRDNTHLVDATAAATTFLGNAIAANMFMLGYAWQFGAVPLSRASLLRAIELNGEAVAMNSRAFELGRRAAHDPSALLAALAEAKAPTEARQISQSLDEIITRRVDFLTGYQSATYAARYRDLVEKVRAKEASVAPGESALTEAVARYLFKLMAYKDEYEVARLYSDGAFRKQLAATFEKDSASGEPVRLEFHLAPPLLAKRDPDTGLPRKMSFGPWMMGAFGLLANLKGLRGTAFDIFGYSEERRTERRLIADYETLIAEILGKLSPRNHAICVALAAIPEKIRGFGHVKERHLTAAKAEETELLKRLRDGSDAALAMPKAAE